A window from Apostichopus japonicus isolate 1M-3 chromosome 2, ASM3797524v1, whole genome shotgun sequence encodes these proteins:
- the LOC139977823 gene encoding dnaJ homolog subfamily B member 4-like encodes MPIKMGRDFYSVLGISRDASEDEIKKAYRKMALKFHPDKNKSKEAEEKFKDVSEAYEVLSDKKKKEIYDQYGEDGLKGGVPGAGGGGPGESFSWTYHGDPRTTFASFFGGADPFESFFNMGHGGRQTMFGAESMEVDDEDMFPQMHGFHHGFSNSRVMRKKIDPPIHHDLKVSLEDIFHGCTKKMKISRRVLNPDGRSTRKEEKVLEINVKQGWKEGTKITFPKEGDQSPGHVPADIVFTLKDKPHPLFVREGSNLLYKASISLREALCGTVLHVPTIDGRTIAVPSNDVIKPNSKKRIPKEGLPHPKKTSQRGDLLISFDINFPEHLSKSQKEVIGDTLPR; translated from the exons ATGCCTATTAAGATGGGAAGAGATTTCTACAGTGTTTTAGGCATCAGCCGAGATGCCTCGGAAGATGAGATCAAGAAGGCCTATCGAAAGATGGCGTTGAAATTCCATCCGGACAAAAATAAGTCGAAAGAAGCAGAAGAAAAGTTCAAAGATGTCTCGGAGGCTTATGAAGTGTTGAGcgataaaaagaagaaagaaatttatgatCAGTATGGAGAGGATGGACTCAAAGGTGGAGTACCTGGGGCAGGAGGAGGAGGACCCGGTGAGTCATTTTCATGGACTTACCATGGTGATCCACGGACAACGTTTGCCAGTTTCTTCGGTGGTGCGGATCCATTTGAATCCTTCTTCAACATGGGGCATGGCGGAAGGCAGACCATGTTTGGAGCCGAGAGCATGGAAGTAGACGATGAAGACATGTTTCCTCAAATGCATGGCTTCCATCATGGTTTCTCAAACTCAAGAGTGATGCGTAAGAAAATAGATCCACCAATTCACCACGATCTAAAAGTTTCCTTGGAGGACATTTTCCATGGTTgtacaaagaaaatgaaaatatcgagAAGGGTGCTAAATCCAGATGGCCGTTCCAcgagaaaagaagagaaagtgcTAGAGATAAACGTGAAACAAGGTTGGAAAGAGGGCACGAAAATAACATTTCCAAAGGAAGGTGACCAGAGCCCAGGCCACGTTCCGGCCGATATTGTGTTCACATTGAAAGACAAACCACATCCATTGTTTGTGCGCGAGGGAAGTAATTTACTATACAAAGCATCTATCTCGTTAAGAGAG GCCCTTTGCGGTACAGTCCTTCACGTCCCCACCATCGACGGAAGAACAATCGCGGTACCGTCTAACGATGTCATCAAACCAAACAGCAAGAAGAGAATACCAAAGGAAGGTCTACCGCATCCGAAGAAAACTTCGCAGAGAGGAGATTTGCTCATCAGTTTTGACATTAACTTCCCCGAACATCTCTCCAAAAGTCAAAAGGAAGTCATCGGTGACACTCTACCGAGATAA